The Deinococcus arcticus genome has a segment encoding these proteins:
- a CDS encoding response regulator transcription factor: MNPSDLTDPQNPTTVLVVDDSVSVRKALERILAPQGFAVRMADSAESALNTLDPMPDMILADILMPGMSGLELTRILGDRGVTIPIMLMSGIVDDVTQRDAQSAGACGVLRKPFTPGELLPAIEPHLRAALAARVPAASGAAPVSSAPSPSAPAETGPLAGLAQVPGVHGATLYGEDGTVTAQTGAALPEAFGMYARFLLTAANVGGAHVSQGDLGHLSLNYGGASVLLLPHGAGQLACVVSGPDVAGAVLGWRASQQN, from the coding sequence ATGAATCCGTCTGATCTCACTGACCCGCAGAACCCCACCACCGTGCTGGTGGTGGACGACAGCGTCAGCGTCCGCAAAGCCCTGGAGCGCATTCTGGCTCCGCAGGGCTTTGCCGTGCGCATGGCCGACAGCGCCGAGAGCGCCCTGAATACCCTTGACCCCATGCCCGACATGATCCTGGCCGACATCCTGATGCCCGGCATGAGCGGCCTGGAACTCACGCGCATCCTGGGCGACCGGGGCGTGACCATTCCCATCATGCTGATGAGCGGCATCGTGGATGACGTGACCCAGCGCGACGCCCAGTCAGCCGGTGCCTGCGGCGTGCTGCGCAAGCCCTTTACCCCCGGTGAACTGCTGCCCGCCATTGAGCCCCATCTGCGCGCGGCGCTGGCTGCCCGGGTCCCGGCGGCGTCCGGGGCGGCACCTGTAAGCAGCGCGCCTTCCCCCAGCGCGCCCGCCGAAACAGGGCCTCTGGCGGGGCTGGCACAGGTGCCCGGCGTGCATGGCGCAACCCTGTACGGCGAGGACGGCACGGTGACCGCCCAGACGGGCGCGGCCCTGCCCGAAGCCTTTGGCATGTACGCCCGCTTTCTGCTCACAGCGGCGAATGTGGGCGGTGCCCACGTGAGCCAGGGCGACCTGGGTCACCTGAGCCTGAACTACGGCGGCGCCTCGGTGCTGCTGCTGCCCCACGGCGCGGGCCAGCTGGCCTGCGTGGTCTCGGGGCCGGACGTGGCCGGCGCGGTGCTGGGCTGGCGGGCTTCACAGCAGAACTAA
- a CDS encoding DUF4388 domain-containing protein has translation MSPDPSAGCLVVSPQLSRALSHAALIEVAGMSAATAAGGLHALTQIERERPPLVVIDPALDDLSPADLHEILRDDPASAETVVLIPGAQLPGRYGGPFDVVVPAGLTAPEGLARALARMPGLSAPTWDDPEAAALEGQLSDLGLTDVLLCAQDLQLSGLLLVHLGAQPAHLVLRRGEIIDAECGARAPTQAVPFLLSVRAEGDFRFHLLSPDALDGYPRQITLPTARLLMEAAVHVDHAHAADPLASALEAS, from the coding sequence GTGAGCCCCGATCCGTCGGCCGGCTGCCTGGTGGTCTCGCCTCAGCTCTCGCGCGCCCTGTCGCACGCCGCCCTGATTGAGGTGGCGGGCATGAGCGCGGCCACAGCGGCGGGCGGCCTGCACGCCCTCACCCAGATTGAGCGCGAGCGTCCCCCGCTGGTGGTTATTGACCCGGCGCTGGATGACCTGAGCCCGGCCGACCTGCACGAGATTCTGCGCGACGACCCGGCCAGTGCCGAGACCGTGGTGCTGATTCCCGGCGCCCAGCTGCCAGGGCGCTACGGCGGGCCCTTTGACGTGGTGGTGCCGGCTGGCCTGACCGCTCCCGAGGGGCTGGCCCGCGCCCTGGCGCGCATGCCGGGGCTCAGTGCGCCCACCTGGGACGACCCGGAGGCGGCGGCCCTGGAAGGGCAGCTGAGCGACCTGGGCCTGACCGACGTGCTGCTGTGCGCGCAGGACCTGCAGCTCTCGGGGCTGCTGCTGGTGCATCTGGGGGCGCAGCCCGCGCACCTCGTGCTGCGCCGGGGCGAAATTATTGACGCCGAATGCGGCGCGCGCGCTCCCACGCAGGCCGTGCCCTTCCTGCTCAGTGTCCGCGCGGAAGGCGACTTCCGTTTTCACCTTCTTTCTCCCGACGCCCTGGACGGTTACCCCCGGCAGATCACCCTGCCCACCGCCCGGCTTCTGATGGAGGCGGCCGTGCATGTCGACCATGCCCACGCCGCCGATCCGCTTGCGTCCGCCCTGGAGGCCTCATGA